One Nocardia sp. BMG111209 DNA segment encodes these proteins:
- a CDS encoding SRPBCC family protein produces the protein MADRTQRSIIIDAPSDRVMAVIADLESYPEWVSAARSVEILDKAGDGRAGTARFVLDAGVVKDTYVLSYTWRADGKAVSWHLVTGELQKAQDGSYELIDQPDGATQVVYELTVDLTIPMIGMFKRKAEKVITDTALKELKKRVEG, from the coding sequence ATGGCCGACCGCACCCAGAGGTCGATCATCATCGACGCCCCGTCGGATCGGGTGATGGCCGTCATCGCCGACCTCGAGTCGTATCCGGAGTGGGTATCGGCGGCGCGTTCGGTGGAGATCCTCGACAAGGCCGGCGACGGCCGCGCCGGTACCGCGCGTTTCGTGCTGGACGCGGGGGTCGTCAAGGACACCTACGTGCTGTCCTACACCTGGCGGGCCGACGGCAAGGCCGTGAGCTGGCATCTGGTCACCGGTGAGCTGCAGAAGGCCCAGGACGGCAGCTACGAGCTGATCGACCAGCCCGACGGCGCCACCCAGGTCGTCTACGAGTTGACCGTCGACCTCACCATCCCGATGATCGGCATGTTCAAACGGAAAGCCGAGAAGGTCATCACCGATACGGCGCTCAAGGAACTCAAGAAACGGGTCGAAGGCTGA
- a CDS encoding cytochrome bc complex cytochrome b subunit, which produces MSPSKAAAQANEMDERYRAAAFVKRSINKVFPTHWSFLLGEIALYAFIILLLSGVYLTLFFDPSMTDVVYNGSYQPLRGVTMSRAYETALNISFEVRGGLFVRQVHHWAALLFACSIIIHLFRIFFTGAFRKPREANWVIGSLLLVLAMFEGFFGYSLPDDLLSGTGLRAAFGGITMGIPLIGTWTHWLIFGGDFPGTIIIPRLYVAHVLLFPGIILALIGAHVALVWYQKHTQFPGPGRTEKNVVGARIIPVFAADQGSFFMFTLGIVAIMGGVLQINPIWNLGPYNPSQVSAGSQPDFYMMWTDGMARLMPPWELYLGRYTIPAAFWVALIMGLVFTVLIAYPFIEKRLTGDDVHHNILQRPRDVPVRTAIGAMSIAFYLVLTLACVNDILAMKFDISLNATTWIFRIGLLVAPPLAYFAAYRMCLGLQRSDRAVLEHGIETGVIKRLPHGEYIEVHQPLGPVDHHGHPIPLEYQGAPVPKKMNKLGAAGKPGIGSFLIADPLEQQQALVDVEHEQEHKQLAILAEYQSQIVGGSGDHDHH; this is translated from the coding sequence ATGAGCCCGAGTAAAGCGGCCGCACAGGCCAACGAAATGGACGAGCGCTATCGGGCAGCGGCTTTCGTCAAGCGGTCGATCAACAAGGTCTTCCCGACCCACTGGTCGTTCCTGCTCGGCGAGATCGCGCTCTACGCGTTCATCATCCTGCTGCTGTCGGGTGTCTACCTGACACTGTTCTTCGATCCGTCGATGACCGATGTCGTCTACAACGGCTCGTACCAGCCGCTGCGTGGTGTGACCATGTCGCGGGCGTACGAGACCGCGCTGAACATCAGCTTCGAGGTGCGCGGCGGTCTGTTCGTCCGCCAGGTGCACCACTGGGCGGCGCTGCTGTTCGCGTGCTCGATCATCATCCATCTGTTCCGCATCTTCTTCACCGGCGCGTTCCGCAAGCCGCGCGAAGCGAACTGGGTGATCGGCTCGCTGCTGCTGGTGCTGGCGATGTTCGAGGGCTTCTTCGGCTACTCGCTGCCGGACGACCTGCTGTCCGGTACCGGCCTGCGCGCCGCGTTCGGCGGTATCACGATGGGTATCCCGCTGATCGGCACCTGGACGCACTGGCTGATCTTCGGCGGTGACTTCCCGGGCACGATCATCATCCCGCGCCTGTACGTGGCGCACGTGCTGCTGTTCCCGGGCATCATCCTGGCGCTGATCGGCGCGCACGTCGCGCTGGTCTGGTACCAGAAGCACACCCAGTTCCCCGGACCGGGCCGCACCGAGAAGAACGTGGTCGGCGCCCGCATCATCCCGGTGTTCGCCGCCGACCAGGGTTCGTTCTTCATGTTCACCCTGGGCATCGTGGCGATCATGGGTGGCGTGCTGCAGATCAACCCGATCTGGAACCTGGGCCCGTACAACCCGTCCCAGGTGTCGGCGGGTTCGCAGCCCGACTTCTACATGATGTGGACCGACGGCATGGCCCGCCTGATGCCCCCGTGGGAGCTGTACCTGGGCCGGTACACCATTCCGGCGGCGTTCTGGGTCGCGCTGATCATGGGCCTGGTGTTCACGGTGCTGATCGCCTACCCCTTCATCGAGAAGCGGCTGACCGGCGACGACGTCCACCACAACATCCTGCAGCGGCCGCGTGACGTGCCGGTGCGGACCGCGATCGGCGCCATGTCCATCGCGTTCTACCTGGTGCTGACGCTGGCGTGCGTGAACGACATCCTGGCGATGAAGTTCGACATCTCGCTGAACGCGACGACCTGGATCTTCCGGATCGGCCTGCTGGTGGCCCCGCCGCTGGCGTACTTCGCCGCCTACCGGATGTGCCTGGGCCTGCAGCGCAGCGACCGCGCGGTGCTGGAACACGGCATCGAGACCGGCGTGATCAAGCGCCTGCCGCACGGCGAGTACATCGAGGTGCACCAGCCGCTGGGCCCGGTCGACCACCACGGTCATCCGATCCCGCTGGAGTACCAGGGCGCCCCGGTGCCCAAGAAGATGAACAAGCTCGGCGCGGCCGGCAAGCCCGGTATCGGGTCCTTCCTCATCGCCGATCCGCTCGAGCAGCAGCAGGCGCTGGTCGACGTGGAGCACGAGCAGGAGCACAAGCAGCTCGCGATCCTCGCCGAATACCAGTCGCAGATCGTCGGCGGCAGTGGGGATCACGACCACCACTGA
- a CDS encoding DEDD exonuclease domain-containing protein — MSQPVRRPRQAQLALAFPDEHPGDHPDLPLYDTTFVVVDLETTGGSADGDAITEIGAVKVRGGEVLGEFATLVDPGCPIPPKVVQLTGITTAMVRDAPRIEAVLPGFLEFAAGAVLVAHNARFDTRFLKAAAQQCGTPWPGAPVLCTVQLARRVLDRDEAPSVRLSVLAQVLGSRTRPTHRALDDARATVDVLHALIERVGNLGVDTLAELIDYLPEVTRRQRAKRHLAADLPTTPGVYLFRGPGDEVLYIGTAVNLRRRVHSYFTGSDTRTRMREMVALATRVEHVECAHGLEAGVRELRLLVAHTPPYNRRSKFPRRAWWLTLTDEPFPRFTTTRTPAPDAVGPFTSRADAVAVAGTLADWCGVRTCTTRIPRTGRHGPDCPPAAVGGCPASIGGKHTDATEYAAATDLVRDLFAGRTDAPLHAMRDRIETYADTEQFEAAARLRDRTVTVVRALRRTQRLAALARLAEFVAARPDGAGGWEFAIVRYGRLAAAGNAGRGTPPMPVVRALTATAEACPPLRVSGHTSRSLDRRSQVLPDGRSGGSFPGSYPCALEIGRRVPDSGAEPLDGVLDGLGDRCPRCGKDEDMRRGWCGQDGVYPPLRGASPEETGLIVRWLEQPGVRIVRTTEGYAVPRLGAGAWAEWVALAEAAAQVEAGAGQE, encoded by the coding sequence GTGTCCCAGCCCGTTCGGCGGCCGCGCCAGGCCCAGCTCGCCCTCGCGTTCCCCGACGAGCATCCCGGCGACCACCCGGACCTCCCGCTGTACGACACCACGTTCGTCGTGGTCGACCTGGAGACCACCGGCGGCAGCGCGGACGGCGACGCCATCACCGAGATCGGCGCCGTGAAGGTGCGCGGCGGCGAGGTGCTGGGCGAGTTCGCCACCCTGGTCGACCCGGGCTGCCCGATCCCGCCCAAGGTCGTGCAGCTGACCGGGATCACCACGGCCATGGTCCGGGACGCGCCGCGGATCGAGGCGGTGCTGCCCGGCTTCCTGGAGTTCGCCGCCGGTGCGGTACTGGTCGCCCACAACGCCCGCTTCGACACCCGGTTCCTGAAGGCCGCCGCGCAGCAGTGCGGCACGCCCTGGCCGGGCGCCCCCGTACTGTGCACGGTCCAGCTGGCCCGCCGCGTCCTCGACCGCGACGAGGCGCCCTCGGTGCGGCTGTCGGTGCTGGCACAGGTGCTGGGATCGCGGACCCGGCCCACCCATCGCGCGCTCGACGATGCCCGCGCCACCGTGGACGTGCTGCACGCGCTCATCGAGCGGGTCGGCAACCTCGGCGTGGACACCCTCGCCGAACTGATCGACTATCTGCCGGAGGTCACCCGGCGGCAGCGCGCCAAACGGCACCTCGCCGCCGATCTGCCCACGACCCCGGGGGTGTACCTGTTCCGCGGGCCCGGCGACGAGGTCCTCTACATCGGCACCGCGGTGAATCTGCGCCGCCGGGTGCACTCCTACTTCACCGGTTCCGACACCCGCACCCGGATGCGCGAGATGGTCGCCCTCGCGACCCGCGTCGAACATGTCGAATGCGCGCACGGACTCGAGGCCGGCGTCCGCGAGCTCCGGCTCCTGGTCGCCCATACCCCGCCGTACAACCGCCGGTCGAAATTTCCGCGCCGCGCCTGGTGGCTCACCCTCACCGACGAGCCCTTCCCGCGGTTCACCACCACCCGCACCCCGGCCCCGGATGCGGTGGGCCCGTTCACTTCCCGGGCCGACGCCGTCGCGGTGGCGGGCACCCTGGCCGACTGGTGCGGCGTGCGCACCTGCACCACCCGGATCCCCCGCACCGGCCGCCACGGCCCCGACTGCCCGCCGGCGGCGGTCGGCGGCTGCCCCGCGAGTATCGGTGGAAAGCATACGGACGCAACGGAATACGCGGCGGCGACGGATCTGGTCCGCGACCTGTTCGCCGGCCGCACCGACGCGCCACTGCACGCGATGCGCGACCGCATCGAAACCTACGCCGACACAGAACAATTCGAGGCCGCGGCCCGGCTGCGCGACCGCACGGTCACCGTCGTGCGCGCCCTGCGGCGGACCCAGCGGCTGGCCGCACTGGCCCGGCTCGCCGAATTCGTCGCCGCCCGGCCCGATGGCGCGGGCGGGTGGGAATTCGCGATCGTCCGCTACGGCCGCCTCGCCGCCGCCGGCAACGCCGGTCGCGGCACCCCACCGATGCCGGTGGTGAGAGCCCTGACCGCCACCGCAGAAGCTTGCCCGCCTCTCCGCGTTTCAGGCCATACGAGTAGGAGCCTCGACAGGCGGTCGCAGGTCCTACCTGACGGGCGCTCGGGTGGGAGTTTCCCGGGGAGTTACCCATGTGCTCTCGAGATCGGCCGGCGCGTTCCGGATTCCGGTGCGGAGCCGTTGGACGGTGTGCTGGACGGCCTCGGGGACAGGTGTCCGCGGTGTGGCAAGGATGAGGACATGCGGCGGGGATGGTGCGGGCAGGACGGGGTCTATCCGCCGTTGCGGGGGGCCTCGCCGGAGGAGACCGGGTTGATCGTGCGGTGGCTGGAACAGCCGGGGGTGCGGATCGTGCGGACGACCGAGGGGTACGCGGTGCCGCGGCTCGGGGCCGGTGCGTGGGCCGAGTGGGTGGCGCTGGCCGAGGCTGCGGCACAGGTCGAGGCGGGTGCCGGGCAGGAGTAG
- a CDS encoding Lrp/AsnC family transcriptional regulator, with protein sequence MITAIVMIHAEAARIPETAQALADLEGVAEVYSCAGDVDLIAIVRVRDHERIAEVVTGRINKTAGVLRTDTHIAFKSYSRADIEAGFSLGE encoded by the coding sequence ATGATTACCGCGATCGTGATGATCCACGCCGAGGCTGCCCGCATCCCCGAGACCGCGCAGGCGCTGGCCGATCTCGAGGGGGTTGCCGAGGTGTACTCGTGCGCGGGGGACGTCGATCTGATCGCGATCGTGCGGGTGCGCGATCACGAGCGGATCGCCGAGGTGGTCACCGGACGGATCAACAAGACGGCCGGGGTGCTGCGGACCGATACCCACATCGCGTTCAAGTCCTACTCGCGCGCGGATATCGAGGCCGGGTTCTCCCTCGGCGAGTGA
- a CDS encoding ubiquinol-cytochrome c reductase iron-sulfur subunit: MPSGHDDLNPSEDRLDEMSQEELVALGTKLDGVDVVYREPRWPVPGTRAEKRAERQVAFWFLVSALSGAGLIGVFLFWPWRYKSRDESGAGIYSLTTPLYGLLLGLSVLAIGVAMVLIRKKFIPVEISIQDRHDGPSPAVDRRTLVAQLQDSLETSTLARRKMITRTAGLGIGVLGVGALLVFVGGLIKNPWAQRDKSPLWVSGWTPDYPGQTVFLRKDTGRPDDVVLVKAEDLDAGAMETVFPWKEEWRGNEEETLQSLRGIRNAVMLIRFRTEDAQKAIKRKGQESFNYGDYFAFSKICTHLGCPTSLFEQQTNRILCPCHQSQFSALEWGKPIFGPAARALPQLPITVNTEGYVVAAGDFIEPLGPAYWERRS; encoded by the coding sequence ATGCCCAGCGGGCACGACGACCTGAACCCCAGCGAGGACCGGCTCGACGAGATGTCGCAGGAGGAGCTGGTCGCCCTCGGCACCAAGCTCGACGGCGTCGACGTCGTCTACCGCGAGCCGCGGTGGCCCGTGCCGGGTACCCGCGCCGAGAAGCGCGCCGAGCGTCAGGTGGCGTTCTGGTTCCTGGTGTCGGCCCTGTCGGGCGCCGGTCTGATCGGCGTCTTCCTCTTCTGGCCGTGGCGCTACAAGTCCCGGGACGAGTCCGGTGCGGGCATCTACTCGCTGACCACCCCGCTGTACGGCCTGCTGCTGGGCCTGTCGGTGCTGGCCATCGGCGTCGCGATGGTGCTCATCCGGAAGAAGTTCATCCCGGTCGAGATCTCCATCCAGGACCGGCACGACGGTCCGTCCCCGGCGGTCGACCGCCGTACCCTGGTCGCCCAGCTGCAGGATTCGCTGGAGACCTCCACGCTGGCCCGCCGCAAGATGATCACCCGCACCGCGGGCCTCGGCATCGGCGTGCTGGGCGTCGGCGCACTGCTGGTGTTCGTCGGCGGCCTGATCAAGAATCCGTGGGCGCAGCGCGACAAGTCGCCGCTGTGGGTGTCGGGCTGGACCCCGGACTACCCGGGTCAGACCGTGTTCCTGCGCAAGGACACCGGCCGTCCGGACGACGTCGTGCTGGTCAAGGCCGAGGATCTCGACGCCGGCGCGATGGAGACGGTCTTCCCGTGGAAGGAAGAATGGCGTGGCAACGAGGAGGAGACCCTCCAGTCGCTGCGCGGCATCCGCAACGCGGTCATGCTGATCCGCTTCCGCACCGAGGATGCCCAGAAGGCGATCAAGCGCAAGGGCCAGGAGAGCTTCAACTACGGCGACTACTTCGCCTTCTCGAAGATCTGCACCCACCTGGGCTGCCCGACCTCGCTGTTCGAGCAGCAGACCAACCGCATCCTGTGCCCGTGCCACCAGTCGCAGTTCTCGGCGCTGGAGTGGGGTAAGCCGATCTTCGGTCCCGCCGCTCGCGCGCTGCCGCAGCTGCCGATCACCGTCAATACCGAGGGCTACGTGGTCGCCGCCGGCGACTTCATCGAGCCGCTCGGCCCGGCCTACTGGGAGCGTCGTTCATGA
- a CDS encoding ROK family glucokinase, with amino-acid sequence MTTQLGRERPLTVGIDVGGTNIRAAVIDGAGEVRDTVQAPTPHSERALEDGLARAVRELRARHAIGAVGLAVAGFVDETRTSVRFAPHLPWENTPVARRLSERLGLPVILEHDANAAMWAEYRFGAAAGARNGVLVAIGTGIGAALLVGGELYRGSYGVAPELGHLQVVPHGRACPCGKRGCWERYCSGTALVDTAIEALATDPMRSTILAREVTRDPGSLTGRRVAGAAQDGDPVALQVLAEFARWLGLGLAAVSDLFDPDLIVIAGGVSSSAALYLDAAREHYATAITGARHRPLARIRTTQLGEAAGMIGAAELARTALAPGDGRDGTATGPAVMDRDSAGDGKAPAHR; translated from the coding sequence ATGACCACACAGCTCGGGCGGGAACGGCCGCTGACCGTCGGCATCGATGTCGGCGGTACCAACATCCGGGCCGCGGTGATCGACGGCGCCGGTGAGGTGCGCGACACCGTGCAGGCCCCGACCCCGCATTCGGAACGGGCGCTGGAGGACGGGCTGGCGCGCGCGGTGCGGGAACTGCGGGCGCGGCACGCCATCGGGGCGGTCGGGCTGGCGGTCGCGGGCTTCGTCGACGAGACCCGGACCTCGGTGCGGTTCGCCCCGCACCTGCCGTGGGAGAACACGCCGGTGGCCCGGCGGCTGTCGGAGCGCCTCGGCCTGCCGGTGATCCTGGAACACGATGCGAACGCGGCGATGTGGGCCGAATACCGGTTCGGCGCGGCGGCCGGCGCACGCAACGGGGTGCTGGTCGCGATCGGCACCGGAATCGGCGCGGCGCTGCTGGTCGGGGGCGAACTGTATCGCGGCAGTTACGGTGTGGCGCCGGAACTGGGCCATCTGCAGGTGGTTCCGCACGGCCGGGCCTGCCCGTGCGGCAAACGCGGCTGCTGGGAACGGTATTGCAGCGGAACCGCGCTGGTGGACACCGCGATCGAGGCGCTGGCCACCGATCCGATGCGGTCCACCATCCTCGCCCGCGAGGTGACCCGGGATCCGGGCTCGCTGACCGGGCGGCGGGTGGCCGGGGCCGCGCAGGACGGGGATCCGGTGGCGCTGCAGGTGCTGGCCGAATTCGCGCGCTGGCTGGGACTGGGCCTGGCCGCGGTCAGCGATCTGTTCGATCCGGACCTGATCGTGATCGCCGGGGGTGTGAGTTCCTCGGCGGCGCTGTATCTCGACGCCGCGCGCGAACACTATGCGACCGCCATCACCGGCGCCCGGCACCGGCCGCTGGCCCGCATCCGGACCACCCAGCTCGGCGAGGCGGCCGGGATGATCGGCGCCGCCGAACTCGCCCGCACCGCACTGGCTCCCGGCGACGGCCGCGACGGTACCGCCACGGGCCCGGCTGTGATGGACCGGGATTCGGCCGGCGACGGCAAAGCTCCGGCACACCGCTGA
- a CDS encoding TRC40/GET3/ArsA family transport-energizing ATPase has product MTDAPATPLELFIGKGGVGKTTLACATAITRAADGRRVLLASLDQAHSLGDALGRPIPRDPAPTPVAPGLDVLEIDSLALVEDRFAAAVPLLSGVGHEHGVDLTALDPAELTGLPGVQELLLLLEIARLANTGDWDAIVLDCPPTADLLRILSTPATLLGYLDRVWPTAARMPGLSGGDLRRALVALAVDRIAAEVAAARDLFADRDRTAAVLVTAAERVALAETARVRSGAALLGLRLDRVVVNKVLPPQPPVPADAHPAAHWYDRQRAAQLAAIEGLRARFPGIPVSTIEYGGAEPIGLEQLAVLVPAASGGTGDGRAPMLGHNVDTERRGGVGTERHDDSGTGRAGGADAASGIGARRTDIHAGEPYVGLESGAGLGSVFTLRMQVPVADPATLRLGRVEDDLIVGADGVRRRLRLAPVLRRCLVDTAELDGDQLIVRFRPDPGVWPDE; this is encoded by the coding sequence CTGACGGACGCTCCGGCAACTCCTCTGGAACTCTTCATCGGCAAGGGCGGGGTCGGCAAGACCACGCTGGCGTGCGCCACCGCGATCACCCGGGCCGCCGACGGCCGGCGGGTGCTGCTGGCCTCCCTGGACCAGGCGCATTCGCTCGGCGACGCGCTCGGTCGGCCGATCCCGCGCGATCCGGCGCCGACGCCGGTCGCGCCGGGACTGGACGTGCTCGAGATCGATTCGCTGGCACTGGTCGAGGACCGGTTCGCGGCGGCGGTTCCGCTGCTGTCCGGCGTCGGCCACGAGCACGGCGTCGACCTCACCGCCCTGGATCCGGCCGAACTGACCGGGTTGCCGGGAGTACAGGAGTTGTTGCTGCTGCTCGAGATCGCCCGGCTCGCGAACACCGGCGACTGGGACGCGATCGTGCTCGACTGCCCGCCGACCGCCGATCTGCTGCGCATCCTCTCCACGCCCGCGACCCTGCTCGGCTATCTCGACCGGGTGTGGCCCACCGCGGCGCGGATGCCCGGCCTCAGCGGCGGCGATCTGCGCCGGGCGCTGGTGGCGCTGGCCGTGGACCGGATCGCGGCCGAGGTGGCCGCCGCCCGTGACCTGTTCGCCGATCGCGACCGGACCGCCGCGGTGCTGGTCACCGCCGCCGAGCGGGTCGCGCTCGCGGAGACCGCCCGGGTGCGATCGGGTGCGGCGCTGCTGGGCCTGCGGCTGGATCGGGTGGTGGTGAACAAGGTGCTGCCGCCGCAACCGCCGGTCCCCGCCGACGCGCATCCGGCGGCCCACTGGTACGACCGGCAACGTGCGGCACAACTCGCCGCGATCGAGGGGCTGCGCGCGCGTTTTCCGGGTATCCCGGTGTCGACCATCGAATACGGCGGCGCCGAACCGATCGGGCTCGAGCAATTGGCCGTGCTGGTTCCGGCGGCGTCCGGCGGGACCGGCGACGGCCGGGCTCCTATGCTGGGCCACAACGTGGACACCGAGCGGCGTGGCGGCGTCGGCACCGAGCGGCACGACGATAGCGGCACCGGGCGGGCCGGCGGGGCCGACGCCGCATCCGGTATCGGCGCCCGGCGCACCGATATCCATGCCGGGGAGCCGTATGTCGGGCTCGAATCCGGCGCGGGCCTGGGTTCGGTGTTCACACTGCGGATGCAGGTGCCCGTCGCCGATCCGGCGACGTTGCGGCTGGGACGAGTGGAGGACGATTTGATCGTGGGAGCGGACGGGGTCCGGCGCCGGTTGCGCCTGGCGCCGGTGTTGCGGCGATGCCTCGTCGACACCGCCGAACTCGACGGTGATCAGCTGATCGTGCGCTTCCGTCCGGATCCCGGAGTGTGGCCCGATGAATGA
- a CDS encoding glycosyltransferase family 4 protein, translated as MARTLLVTNDFPPRPGGIQSYVHTLAMQLPPDQLVVYAPRWRGDSHLRFDAQQPFQVVRHPTTLMLPTPPVLRRAAKLLRDERCDTVWFGAAAPLALMSPLLRRAGARHILASTHGHEVGWSMLPAARQALRVIGETTDTVTYVSKYTRRRFAAAFGPQAALEYLPPGVDSTVFRPDPAARQELRARYGLGDRPTILCLSRLVPRKGQDALIVAMQQIRERIDGAVLVIAGGGPYEDRLRGLVAATGLAGDVVFTGRVPAAELAAHHTIADVFAMPSRTRGAGLDVEGLGIVYLEASATGVPVVAGRSGGAPETVLEGRTGCVVDGRSQRQIVDALVDILSDRDAAAAMGAAGRAWVAEQWRWDVLGNRLRDLLDRTVPSGSVGFSS; from the coding sequence ATGGCGCGCACCCTGTTGGTGACCAACGATTTTCCGCCGCGGCCCGGCGGCATCCAATCGTATGTGCACACCCTCGCGATGCAGTTGCCGCCGGATCAGCTCGTGGTGTACGCGCCGCGCTGGCGGGGCGACAGCCATCTGCGGTTCGACGCGCAGCAGCCGTTCCAGGTGGTCCGCCACCCCACCACGCTGATGCTGCCGACGCCGCCGGTGCTGCGCCGGGCGGCGAAGCTGCTGCGCGACGAGCGCTGCGACACGGTGTGGTTCGGCGCCGCCGCGCCGCTGGCGCTGATGTCGCCGCTGCTGCGCCGCGCCGGGGCCAGGCACATCCTGGCCAGTACGCACGGTCACGAGGTGGGCTGGTCGATGCTGCCCGCCGCGCGGCAGGCGCTGCGGGTGATCGGCGAGACCACCGACACCGTCACCTACGTCAGCAAGTACACCCGGCGCCGGTTCGCCGCCGCGTTCGGGCCGCAGGCGGCGCTGGAATATCTGCCGCCGGGGGTCGACAGCACGGTGTTCCGGCCGGATCCGGCGGCGCGGCAGGAACTCCGGGCCCGGTACGGCCTCGGCGACCGGCCGACCATCCTGTGCCTGTCCCGGCTGGTGCCGCGCAAGGGCCAGGACGCGCTGATCGTGGCGATGCAGCAGATCCGGGAGCGGATCGACGGCGCGGTGCTGGTGATCGCGGGCGGCGGCCCGTACGAGGACCGGCTGCGCGGCCTGGTCGCCGCCACCGGTCTGGCCGGCGACGTCGTGTTCACCGGCCGGGTGCCGGCCGCGGAACTGGCCGCGCACCACACCATCGCGGACGTGTTCGCGATGCCCAGCCGCACCCGCGGCGCGGGCCTGGACGTGGAGGGGCTCGGCATCGTGTACCTGGAGGCGTCGGCCACCGGCGTCCCGGTGGTCGCCGGAAGGTCCGGGGGCGCGCCGGAAACCGTCCTCGAGGGGCGGACCGGCTGTGTGGTCGACGGCCGTTCGCAGCGGCAGATCGTGGACGCGCTCGTCGACATCCTGTCCGATCGCGACGCCGCGGCGGCCATGGGTGCGGCGGGTCGCGCCTGGGTGGCGGAGCAGTGGCGGTGGGACGTGCTCGGGAACCGGCTGCGAGATCTGCTCGACCGCACCGTGCCGTCCGGTTCGGTGGGGTTCTCGAGCTAG
- a CDS encoding NlpC/P60 family protein encodes MSGSLAVGALVLGVCAAGGVSADPPSSAGDAVQKLFDLSRQSEELGQQALAAQTDLDAKEAVARDADAKQSVTGQALDAAEADVQRYQPDVDRAAIAAYTGARTDRLFSVLVSDSPQQMLDQMSALDVISAQTAQQYGGLAKADKAATVADTAARAASDAAHTAAQQADAVRTDLEKKRSDLQAAMAQVIEAWGQLSAGEKSSLSASLFPPGFDRETLLRGLVPGSGTSALAAGLTRIGDPYVWGATGPDEFDCSGLVQWAFHQVGINLPRTSYAQATVGTPVSRDDLQPGDVVFFYSDASHVGIYAGNGLLLHASTFGVPVAVAPMGSTPFHSARRYWMGMKQ; translated from the coding sequence ATGAGCGGCTCGCTCGCAGTCGGGGCACTGGTCCTCGGCGTCTGTGCCGCAGGAGGGGTCTCGGCGGATCCGCCGAGCTCGGCCGGCGACGCCGTGCAGAAGTTGTTCGATCTGTCCCGGCAGTCCGAGGAACTCGGCCAGCAGGCCCTTGCCGCGCAGACGGATCTGGACGCGAAGGAGGCCGTCGCCCGCGACGCCGACGCCAAACAGTCCGTCACCGGCCAGGCGCTCGACGCGGCCGAGGCGGACGTCCAGCGCTACCAGCCCGATGTCGACCGGGCCGCCATCGCCGCCTACACCGGCGCCCGGACCGATCGGTTGTTCTCGGTACTGGTCAGCGACTCGCCGCAGCAGATGCTGGATCAGATGTCCGCCCTGGACGTGATTTCCGCGCAGACCGCGCAGCAGTACGGCGGTCTTGCCAAGGCCGACAAGGCCGCGACGGTCGCCGACACCGCGGCCCGCGCCGCCTCCGACGCCGCGCACACCGCGGCCCAGCAGGCCGACGCGGTGCGCACCGATCTGGAGAAGAAGCGTTCCGACCTGCAGGCCGCCATGGCACAGGTCATCGAGGCGTGGGGTCAGCTGTCGGCGGGGGAGAAGTCGAGCCTGAGCGCCTCGCTGTTCCCGCCCGGCTTCGATCGGGAGACGTTGCTGCGCGGGCTGGTCCCCGGCAGCGGCACCAGCGCGCTGGCCGCCGGGCTCACCCGGATCGGCGATCCGTACGTGTGGGGCGCGACCGGCCCGGACGAGTTCGACTGCTCCGGCCTGGTGCAGTGGGCCTTCCACCAGGTCGGAATCAACCTGCCGCGCACCAGCTATGCCCAGGCCACGGTCGGCACGCCGGTCTCCCGCGACGATCTGCAGCCCGGCGATGTGGTGTTCTTCTATTCGGACGCCTCGCATGTGGGCATCTACGCGGGCAACGGGCTGCTGCTGCACGCGTCGACGTTCGGCGTGCCGGTGGCGGTCGCGCCGATGGGCTCGACCCCGTTCCACTCGGCCCGCCGATACTGGATGGGTATGAAGCAGTAA
- a CDS encoding C40 family peptidase — MAIKRQGRVHRAVAIGAVGAATLSGLLVSAVPAGAQTITVAGIGRIDVPADIPVPVDIPGVDVGPAVGAPAPVVPPPAFPPLPFALPPLLLPPPPPPFETPGQRAVDAALSKIGSPYSYGATGPDAFDCSGLVQWSYEQAGVDVPRTSYEQENAGRPVSLDDLQPGDVITFYGGSHSGIYVGDGNVVHAADYGQPVDIAPLDSMPVTSAHRY, encoded by the coding sequence ATGGCGATCAAGCGACAGGGCCGGGTACACCGGGCCGTTGCGATCGGAGCCGTCGGAGCCGCCACCCTCAGCGGGCTGCTCGTGTCCGCGGTTCCGGCTGGGGCGCAGACGATCACGGTGGCCGGAATCGGCCGGATCGATGTGCCCGCCGATATCCCGGTGCCGGTCGACATCCCGGGCGTGGACGTCGGTCCCGCCGTCGGTGCTCCCGCACCCGTCGTCCCCCCGCCGGCGTTTCCGCCGCTGCCCTTCGCGTTGCCGCCGCTGTTGCTGCCGCCGCCGCCCCCGCCGTTCGAGACCCCGGGCCAGCGGGCCGTCGATGCCGCGCTGAGCAAGATCGGCTCGCCGTACAGCTACGGCGCCACCGGACCCGACGCGTTCGACTGCTCCGGCCTGGTGCAGTGGTCCTACGAACAGGCCGGCGTCGACGTGCCGCGCACCAGCTACGAGCAGGAGAACGCGGGTCGGCCGGTCTCGCTGGACGATCTGCAGCCCGGCGACGTCATCACCTTCTACGGCGGTAGCCATTCCGGCATCTACGTCGGTGACGGCAATGTGGTGCACGCGGCGGACTACGGCCAGCCGGTCGATATCGCGCCGCTGGACTCGATGCCGGTGACCAGCGCGCACCGGTACTGA